In one window of Cydia fagiglandana chromosome 1, ilCydFagi1.1, whole genome shotgun sequence DNA:
- the LOC134680078 gene encoding glutamate receptor ionotropic, delta-1-like, protein MELAAFVLAYFAAKRLTLLTAFLCCRPDELSVLWREAQRHGMRINIADWERLPTLEPYGIHREGMLLDLTCPGAQLVLEKASATRAFNLRHSWLLLLNAPFNATLMEATLGSTLVLADADVAWAASDQLLDVYRIKHNQPLIATPLGDEAARAVLPAAPTSRRHLNNVYISGSVIISLPQYFKGWNDLTTRHIDIVPKLTYPLMMLLAEDLHFRYNLKQVEWYGENRNGSFDGLAGQIQRNEIEVGITSLFMRDDRIQVMHFFSETFELRGAFIFRQPSIYMSSVSNVFLLPFSRGVWLATWAILASAAVILTLLARRQQLRAIDSSLQRLSFGESVIFSIGTVCQQGFHGVPELASARIVMFCSLMLALFAFTSYSAKIVAILQTPSNAIRTIEDLTRSPMTLGVQETTYKRTYFAESTHPATQQLYRQKLLPLGDRAYLSVVDGVARLRTGLFAFQVEEPSGYNIISKKFTEREKCGLTQIQAFKLPMVAVPVRKHSGYKELFASRMRWQRETGLLDRTRKLWLASKPRCDAASGGFVSVGIIDVLPALHVLIAGMTASLFFLVIERSMARFLR, encoded by the exons ATGGAGCTGGCGGCGTTTGTGTTGGCGTATTTCGCGGCAAAGCGGCTGACGCTGCTTACGGCTTTTCTGTGCTGTAGACCAG ATGAGCTATCGGTACTATGGCGCGAAGCGCAGCGCCACGGCATGCGGATCAACATCGCAGACTGGGAGCGCCTGCCGACACTGGAGCCTTACGGAATACACCGCGAGGGAATGCTGCTGGACCTGACTTGTCCCGGCGCACAACTTGTGTTAGAGAAG GCTTCCGCAACCCGCGCCTTCAACCTTCGACACTCCTGGCTGCTTCTGCTCAACGCTCCGTTCAACGCGACCCTGATGGAGGCCACTCTGGGCTCAACATTAGTGTTAGCAGATGCCGATGTAGCCTGGGCGGCCAGCGATCAACTTCTGGATGTTTACCGAATCAAGCACAACCAGCCGCTG ATAGCGACGCCGCTGGGTGACGAAGCAGCTCGGGCAGTCCTTCCCGCCGCGCCCACGAGTAGAAGACACCTTAACAACGTCTACATAAGCGGCTCTGTTATT ATATCGCTTCCCCAGTACTTTAAAGGCTGGAATGACCTGACAACACGTCACATCGACATTGTCCCCAAGCTCACGTATCCGCTCATGATGCTGTTGGCAGAGGACCTGCACTTCAG GTACAACTTGAAGCAAGTGGAGTGGTACGGCGAGAACCGGAACGGCTCGTTCGACGGCTTGGCGGGGCAGATACAGAGAAATGAAATCGAAGTTGGCATCACCTCTCTATTTATGCGTGACGATCGCATCCAAGTCATGCATTTCTTCTCCGAGACTTTTGAGCTCAG GGGAGCGTTCATATTCCGGCAgccctctata tatatgtCTTCAGTATCTAACGTGTTCCTGCTGCCGTTCAGCCGCGGTGTGTGGCTGGCCACGTGGGCGATACTGGCGTCAGCCGCGGTGATTCTGACGCTGCTGGCGCGGCGGCAGCAGCTGCGAGCTATAGACTCGTCGCTGCAGCGGCTGTCCTTTGGAGAATCGGTCATTTTTAGCATTGGCACCGTGTGCCAGCAAG GATTCCACGGGGTACCGGAGCTGGCCTCAGCACGTATAGTGATGTTCTGCTCCCTAATGCTGGCCTTGTTCGCGTTTACTTCATATTCCGCCAAGATCGTGGCCATATTGCAGACACCTAGCAATGCCATACGCACCATTGAAGACCTCACGCGCTCGCCCATGACCCTCGGAGTGCAAGAGACCACGTACAAGAGGACATACTTCGCT GAGAGCACTCATCCAGCAACACAGCAGCTGTATCGGCAAAAACTGCTGCCGCTCGGTGACCGAGCATACCTTAGTGTCGTAGACGGCGTAGCCCGTTTACGTACCGGTCTCTTCGCCTTCCAG GTCGAAGAGCCATCTGGCTACAATATCATCAGCAAAAAGTTCACGGAGCGCGAGAAGTGTGGCCTCACGCAGATCCAGGCCTTCAAGTTGCCCATGGTGGCCGTGCCCGTGCGGAAACACTCCGGATATAAGGAGCTGTTCGCCAGCAG GATGCGATGGCAGCGGGAAACGGGGTTGCTGGACCGTACGCGGAAGCTCTGGCTGGCGAGCAAGCCGCGCTGCGACGCTGCCTCGGGAGGCTTCGTCAGCGTCGGCATCATTGACGTCTTGCCTGCTCTTCAT GTACTGATCGCGGGTATGACAGCTTCGCTGTTCTTCCTGGTGATAGAGCGTAGCATGGCACGTTTTCTACGCTGA